A single window of Nocardia higoensis DNA harbors:
- a CDS encoding TIGR03086 family metal-binding protein — translation MDTVLGRIDRALDTTAAIVSAVEDDQLTAATPCADWDVRTVLNHLVGGMHAFATKLSGNDSGAGNADGWLGSDPQTAYAAAAEIDRAAWRRPDVPTATVHLGIGPVPAPAAVQIHLTELVVHGLDLALAIGRADLIDDAMCAELLETMRGYGGIDVYREAGLFAPALPVDDDAPGHRALMAYTGRKW, via the coding sequence ATGGATACTGTGCTCGGCCGGATCGACCGCGCGCTGGACACGACCGCCGCGATCGTCTCCGCAGTGGAGGACGATCAGCTCACCGCGGCCACGCCCTGCGCGGACTGGGATGTGCGGACGGTGCTCAACCACCTGGTCGGTGGGATGCACGCGTTCGCCACCAAGCTGAGCGGCAACGACTCCGGTGCGGGCAATGCCGACGGGTGGCTCGGGTCGGATCCGCAGACCGCGTACGCGGCGGCGGCGGAGATCGATCGGGCGGCATGGCGGCGGCCGGATGTGCCGACCGCGACGGTGCACCTGGGCATCGGGCCGGTGCCCGCGCCCGCGGCGGTGCAGATCCATCTGACCGAGCTCGTGGTGCACGGTCTGGATCTGGCGCTGGCCATCGGCCGGGCGGACCTGATCGACGACGCGATGTGCGCGGAGTTGCTGGAGACGATGCGCGGCTACGGCGGGATCGACGTCTATCGGGAGGCAGGCTTGTTCGCGCCCGCGCTGCCGGTGGACGACGATGCGCCCGGGCACCGCGCGCTGATGGCCTACACCGGCCGCAAGTGGTGA